TTGGTGGTGACCTGATGTGACGTTCGATTTGATTACGTTATAAGTGACGTGCGACAAgtgatttgaaataaaataaaatacttaaaacaatgaaacctTTGACACATTAACAATGAAACccttttattaaatttacaaaCCCGAATATTGACCAAGTCATTGAGTaactttgaaaaagttttttgaagtAAGTGAGGTGTAAGAATTCAAAATATGGTGAAAATTTTGCGCCAGCCACGTAATGAGATTACTTTCATTTGTGAAACTGGATTGTTTACATGTTGCACACATTGGATTTTAACggcatcaaaatattttggattTCTTGCTGTAAAATGTGAAGTATTTCATGTTAGGAATGAACAAAATTATACGAGTCATTgcttaaaaaacattaaaatactCACCTATGCATGTTATGACAAGTGGTCCTAAGCAATTCTGTGTAACCATCGTTGCATATGCTAATGTGCAACATAACACCGACTAAGAAGCTTCaaacatgtaaaaatttcACACGTGTTTAAAAACTGGAAGAAAGGTTTTAGAAGAGACAAAAAGATAACAATCATACATAGCTTCAATGATCCACGCATAAATGTCATTCAATTCGTGGCGCTCTGTATTGCGTTTCACCAGTGCAATCGTGGGTTCCTTTTAAAGGGTTAATAAGAAGGAATGAGTAATAGTgtaaaaataaagcaatatAACTACTATAATATACAGCATAGTACTGTAATTTAGGTTTTCAGTgaattttagtaaaatatatcacttacaaacattttgttaactTCTTATACGAGACCAATAAACCATTACTTAGCATTGTCTTCAAAATACCTTACCACGTAAATTTAAGTGCTTTGAAATTACTAGTTGGAAAGAAGATTACTAGTTTGAAATAGTTGCAACTATCTGCGTCGTCTGTATGTACTTACCAGCGATCTACGTATAGTTCtctttgcaatttgtttgcaaatttcagGGTCATCAAATTCACGTGTTCAAAAAGTCTGTGGTTGGAATACTGTTGGAAAATTGTCCAGTGTCGTGATGAAACGCGAATCAAAGAAACATATTGCGATTTAATACAAAGCACAGTTCCAGAAGAAGAGTGTTTATTGTCAAACAATAGTTATCATTTTGTGAAATTGACAATCACTGGGTTCCCAGCTAACGTTTGGTTTTgaactttaaaactttctcaaagtgaaaatatactattttatgttataaaatttttttaatgaaaaatgtgACTTCAAATCGGCAAGAGGCAACATTTTAATGAATATCATTCACGCAGAAACGTCATTCACACAGAAACGCTTTACAAACTACTCGAGTAAGATAAGTGTTCAGTTCCAGCTACTATGATGATGTTTTCTTTGCATGTGACAATTTGCAATTAAGAAAATAGAATGAAGTGTCACTCAGACGTTCTATTCTAAAGCGCAAGTTTCTACAAACATTAACGTCACCAACTTAATTGATGCTGATACAGTGTTTGGTTAAGCGGTGTGATTTCAACATAATAGGAGCCGGAATTCGCAATCAAGTTTAGCTTGATACACAATACACACTTCACAAGTAAAACACCTTTGTCTGCCAATAACTGTCCTTTAACACCGCATATACCTTCCCAGAGCAGGGCtttgaaaacattaattaTTCCAATAACTTGCTAAGTTGACAAACTATGATTTACAAGCACCATAAAACTAACTTTTGCATTTATCATTCCTAATTGATGATCTCCACTCTCCAATAACCACATTACTGTATTTAGCCTACCAAgtccaacaaaaaaattttacttggTTTTTGGTAGAAATGTTATCATATGTAAGGGAAGTATAAATAATGAcatatgataaaataataaacacgTATAACAACATACATAATACAAAGATTATAAATACGTATAAAACGTTTCATATCCATACGCAGTACGAGTACCCACAACGCTTTATAATAACTTTGCACATATTTAAGTATCTTGTTGTTGCTCTTGGACACTTCAGAGGAAAAGTGGATGCTGCATGGAACTTTTGACAACCGAACAGCATAACATCGCTATAATCTTAACACTCAAAGATAACACGAAAAGACAAGAGGTCAGGCGTTGGAACCTAGAGGAAATGTTATCATGGATGTTATTATAATTACAACACGATGCACGTAATGTTTTAACAACCTCACACAAAACTATAAAGCCAGAGAGGTTTGCTTTGAAATCGGTCATTGCTTGACGATCGTCAACTAAAATAGAGCTGATATAGAAGCATGAAGTTAATCTTAGTTTTACTGGCTTGTGCAGCAGTAAGTATAAACGCAAGCAACTTTTCTTAACAAATCTATAACTAGGTTTTGCATATCGCTATAAGGGTTGAAGTTATAGTAAATCTGTTTGAATTGTTAGCTATAAATGCTATTggatatttaattaaaattatttcacttgCTGTTTGACTCATTGAGGCATATAGACAATATTGATACTTGGACGAATTACTTTGCTTCCAGGTCACAAATGCCTACTCCTATAGCTACTGGTGTGCACACAACTTCAACATCCATCCATCATCCTATTGTCTGCATTACAACGTACGTTTTAACCGTGCCTGGTGTTCGTCCTATTTCTACTCCAACATCTTGAAAGTTTATCCCGGAGAAGGATGTGGGAAGAAAGGATGGAAAGGTGGGTGGTGGTTTGATGAACATTGCTGCACATTGTTGTTCTGCTTTACCTCGTGTTCTTGGTGTGAAAAATTATTAGAAAGAAACTTTTGGAAGCTTTAATATGAGCACTAAATTACTTGACCGAGGTTAAGAACGTTGTAGGCCTAATATTGTatcaaaatttatcaaatgTTTCTATCAAATCATTTGTAGAAAAGTCTGTGTCCGACATCACCAACGAAATGAGCACACTCTTGAAATCAGAATTAAATAAGATAACCAAGAAACTCAACGATGCAAAAACTATTTGGCTCAATAACGTCATTTCTGTTCATGGCCAATTTTCCACTGAATTTGAGAGATATATTACCATCTACTATAAGGCTTTGTAAGTGTAACTATAAGTTATTTACAGTAAAGTGACATCAAATAATGGCTATTGGAGTAAAGAAACAGTAAATCATTCACAAAGTGTACAACGTTTCCCAAACTGGTTTGCAGGATCTCAACACCCAACGCTGATAAGGCAGGGTTGATTGCAGAGAGAAATAGAAAGATTGCTGAATACAAACAGAAGCTTCAGGATCTCAGGAACACTGCTCTTGCTGAATACAGCAAAGCCATAACAGCTAAAATCAATCTTATCCTCCAGTATCACCAAAAACTAGTAAAGGGGTGAGTCTAGTTGCTGTATTTGTGTTGTTTGCAATCCTTATTCAGGTATAACAAACAGttaatttttgctttactCTAAAGAGCTACTGATTGCTTGAACACCCGCAATCAAAAACTCCAAGAATTTCAAATGAAGATTGTTGAAATGTCCAAACAGAAAGTGCACAAGTTTCTCGTTGAAAAGTTGGCCTTAGCTGCAAAGAATGTCCAGGCTTACAAAGCTTCCTTGACGAAACTTTTTGGTCCGTTTAGCAGCATTGGATTTGTCGTGTCACAGATTACAGCTATTTCCAACTCTTTTGACGTTGTTTTTGCAGGAACGAACAAAAACTGGTACCAAGCTTGGAAGGTCGCGGATGTTGTCGGTCAATATAACTCGCAAGAAAAATCCAAAGTTCTCTCAGAGATGGCCAAATACTTCCTCCACTTGCTCAAGCATTATGCAAGAGTTTACCAAAACTACGTCTGTTCCTATCGCTGCTACATGTCTACTGGACATTTCAACTATTACAGTCACCATTATCGAAGGTATTATAGAATAATATATAACTAAAGAGATGTTTTTAAGTTGTATCCACTATTACAGATTCTAATCTAAAGTTAACATTGCAGCTATGTTTCATCAACTCCGTTTAAGAGTGCCTATGGCCCTAGAAGATACTGCTTAAGTGGATTCAGTTACAAGTATCACGGTTATACCTACAAGAACTTGAAGACCTGTGACGTTAGTAAGTAGAACGAAGCAGCAGTTAATTAAAACCTAAAAATTGTTATGAATTGTCTGTTGTTTGTGAAAGATGCTGCTGTCGGTGATATCGGTGCCGTTGCTGCCCAATTGGTCAAAAAGCGAGATGAAGCGGTGAGGACACGGAATGCCGCGTTTGCAGAATGGAAGAAGAAGTGGGTTCGGTACCACGGGGAATACGTCACAAAATATGCCAAGATCCTCGAAGATAGACGCGCTTGGTACATCCGATACCTTCGCCAGGAATACACCTGCAAGTACGTTTGAAAAACGCATGAATTGTCTGATATATGAAGGCAGTTTCACTTATAACATACATCATTTTGTGGCGAGGATCAAGCGATTTCAATTTTAGCCTATTTGTAACGCCATAACCTTTATTTCAAGTGGCGTCATTAGTGCTGTCAACGAAGCAGAGGTCAAAAGAAAGTGCGACGAACTTAGAGCGGAAGCTGCAAGGTCGGTGGCAGAATATAAGGCAAGACTCGCCCAGAAACTTTCGGAAGCAGAGAAGCAATTCAATGAGAGGATTGCAGCTTTCAAGAAAAGCGTCGACGACCTCATTGTCAAGGCCAGGATTGCTTTCTCCGCCTGCACTACCAAGCGTGAAGCTGCCATCACCTGTTACAGGAAGCAGCTTCAAGCAAGACATCAAACCACTAGATCATACTTGAGCAAGAGGATAAACGATGTAAGATGTTGCGATGTGTGGAGAATAACTTTGTATCCAACAAAAGATTCTTTAACAAGTTTTAACTCCTTGCTTCATAACTAACCAATTTGCTTTTTAGGCCAAGACCGTTCATTATGCCAAATTTACAAAGATGATTGAGTATTACCACGGTTCCAGCTATACAAGCAATACAAACATTAAGTACATGATGAGCCAGTACAATTCCTGCTTGAATACTAAAGTAGATGCGATTATGAATGAATTCGACGCGG
The Clavelina lepadiformis chromosome 4, kaClaLepa1.1, whole genome shotgun sequence DNA segment above includes these coding regions:
- the LOC143452193 gene encoding uncharacterized protein LOC143452193, which codes for MKLILVLLACAAVTNAYSYSYWCAHNFNIHPSSYCLHYNVRFNRAWCSSYFYSNILKVYPGEGCGKKGWKEKSVSDITNEMSTLLKSELNKITKKLNDAKTIWLNNVISVHGQFSTEFERYITIYYKALISTPNADKAGLIAERNRKIAEYKQKLQDLRNTALAEYSKAITAKINLILQYHQKLVKGATDCLNTRNQKLQEFQMKIVEMSKQKVHKFLVEKLALAAKNVQAYKASLTKLFGTNKNWYQAWKVADVVGQYNSQEKSKVLSEMAKYFLHLLKHYARVYQNYVCSYRCYMSTGHFNYYSHHYRSYVSSTPFKSAYGPRRYCLSGFSYKYHGYTYKNLKTCDVNAAVGDIGAVAAQLVKKRDEAVRTRNAAFAEWKKKWVRYHGEYVTKYAKILEDRRAWYIRYLRQEYTCNGVISAVNEAEVKRKCDELRAEAARSVAEYKARLAQKLSEAEKQFNERIAAFKKSVDDLIVKARIAFSACTTKREAAITCYRKQLQARHQTTRSYLSKRINDAKTVHYAKFTKMIEYYHGSSYTSNTNIKYMMSQYNSCLNTKVDAIMNEFDAAGKENIDALVMHYSCHYKCRVSSCYLPSYHCGSYFNWRVHYPTESCYSFQYGLYRSHF